The stretch of DNA TACCGCGAATCAAGGTAACCTGGTCGGGGTTATCCAGGTGGAGCGTTGTGAGGAGCTCTAATACTTCGAGGCTGTGGCTGCCTCCAATGAGATGGACTCCAGGCTGACATTTAAAGTTCTCATCGACTACTCCTTGCTCTTGGAGTGTCTTTAGATTCATCAGCAGGCTGCGCAGATCTCCATGCAAGTCCGCGCGCACAAATAGGGTGCTGCCGGCTGCCACATCGATCTTTTGAATGAAACCATAATCGGTTGTCCTTTTTGCCGGAGAGGGGAAAGCTCGCGTATAGTGCTGCAATTTCTTTTCAAATGAATTCAAATTGAATGGAATAGCCAAATACTGTTTATCTTCTGCGTCCCAATGCGCATCGTATGCTGTGACAAGTTTACGCGTTTCGCTGGTTTCGGCAGTGGAAGAACTATGATTGCCTGCGCTAGAGTGTATTGTGCTTAGATTGTTTTTTGTGTAGTAACTAATTGGATTCATGAAATAACTACTTTGTTAGTTTTGTATATTAAATATTATAAAGTGTTTGAAATTTTATTTCAATTTGTTTTTTGAATGCAAACGGGTGGGAAAGAGGGAAAGGAGAGTGTGGGCAAATCTACCTGAGACTGCCCACGACATCTAGACCCACTCCTATTCGATACCAAAGCGCATGCAGTGCGGCCTTGGCTTTAGCGATATTCCGGCATTGGAAATCCTATCTTGGCCAGCCGATCGAGAGCGTCTTCCATTGAGATGCGTTTGGTCCAATCTTCGTCTGTCATTTTGTTTATCACAGCACACATTTTCTTCAGCATCTCTTCTTGCTGAGGGGTGGTATTAGACTTAATGCTATCCCGAAGATCTTCGTATGTCATCTCGGGCTTGATCATTTGAGTTCCCCCCTCCTCATAAAGATCTTGAATTACTTCTTCGAGGGGCAAGCCTGTCATCAGTACTTTAAGAGTAACACCCAACGCTCTGGTGTCTAAGCTCTTGGCAAAAACCGCAGGGTTTTCTAAAACCTTTTTCACAGGTGGATGATTTCTTAAGTCTAAATTGAGCAGCCAGGTGAGATCATCACCTTGGATGAATGCGGGCGATCGTCCCGTTAAGCCAAGTCCAATCTCGCTTTCTGCTAGTCCATCTAAATCAGCAAGGACGAAGTGCAGCTTTCCGTCCTGTTCCTGGACAAGGACATTGCCCGGTTTGATATCCGTATGAACAACAGATGCTTTTGCATCTCCTCTATGCAAGTGGGCTAATCCGAATGCTAATTCCATCACTCCTGTCACAGCCTCTTCATATCCGATGGGCTTATTTAATTTATCCAGGTCGCCGCGGTCATATACCCGGCTTACCTCAACCTCTAGCCCGGTAGCGGTCGTACCGATAATCTTAGGAGGTTTTTTGAGACCCGGTACGGTCTTAACGATTTCGCCCGTGGAGGGTGATTTAAATTGATCCGCCAATTGCTGTGCTTTATGACTTGCTATTCCTGGGAGAGCTGCGCGATGAAACTTCACTGCTTTGGATTTTCTTCCTGATGCCGACATAAATTCATGCACATCTCCGAAACCTCCTTCTCCCAATAGCCGTTTGTGGGTGTACTTTTTTTCCGCCCCTGACTTTTTTCTAAGTGTCATCTTATGTTGACCTGCCATTTTGAGTTGCTGCCCGGCCGCATCCTCGTTTTCCAGTTGTTCGTCCAGGGTCTGTTTGTCTCCTGTAAATTCTATTTTTACATATTTGTCGGGAGTTTTTTTTGTGGCTTTCGTGGGGGAGGAGGCTTGCTCCTCTACTTTGGCAGCTTTCAGTTTTTCCTGTTTAACTTCAGCTTTTTCGGTGACAGCTTTGATAGACTGGATCGCCCCTTCAGTGGTGTCACCTATAGTTTCATGGCGATGAAGCTCTTTTTGAATAAACGAGCCAGATTTTTTAAGTTTCTTAAGCTGCAATCGACTTTTATTTTTCGAGAGCTTGGCTTCAATGGACTTAGACTTTTCCAGCAGAGGATTTACATCTGCTTTTTTAGGTCGATCCGGAGGCGCCTCACGCACCCTTTCTGCTTCGACATCCCTAAGCGCATCGATTGCTGTTTTAAGGTTGGTTTTCAATTCTTGCATTGATCGCAATGTGTTCGGCTCGACCTCTTGGTGAATTTCGTCAAGTACCCGTGCCAATTCTTTGACGTTGGGCTCTGCTGCGTCCTTGTTATCGGAGGCCCACTTAATAAGAGACTTTGCCAGCTTCTCGTCGATTTTCCTCTCGAACCGCGGGGTGTCGAGAAGTTCAGCCAGCGCTTTAGTGAGAGCTTTCTGCTTCTCTGAAGGATGACCGACTCCTTTTCCAGAGAGGGCCTTGACTCCTTTTTTAGCGAGTGATTGGACCGATTCCCGTTTAACGACCTCGACTCGCGGATGGCTTGATATCTCTTCAGGTTTCGATGGGGCCTTGCTGGATTCTTTGGAAGCGACAGAGGAGCGACTCTTTGCTTTGTCACTGACGGGGGGGGATACTTCAGGTTCAGGTTTCACGATAGCCCGTCGTGAAAAAACCTTCCTGGATGCCTTGGATACTCCATGAGAGTGGCTCTTTGCTTTGTCACTGACATGAGGCGAAATATTGGTTTGTTGCTTCGACTCCGCACGTTGCGGCGTGTTTTTCGAGCTCAGGCCTAACGGCGACTCCAATTTGGAGGCGTCCAGACTTTGAGCTATCTTGAGCACGTTCTGCGCCTTTTTCGCTAAGGTCTTAGCAATGAATTGATTGGAAGAAAGATCGTCGCCGAGATTTGTGATTGACGTCAAGCAGTTGACCAATTCCGCTTTCTGATCTGCGGTAATGGCGTGAGTTTGCATGCAACCTTTTACAATAGAGGCAATTTTATCTAGGGAGGGCTTCGCATCTTGCGCGACACGATTTTTGGGTAACTCCATTTCCTTGGCGAAACTTTGAATCAGACCATAAGCTGTATTGATATTCATATTGTCCTCATAAATAGTTATTATTTTTAAGAAACAAAACAAACAGCAACTAACTACATAATAACAAAATTTAAATTATTATTTAAGTATGATTTCTTTTGGGCTTTTTTATGTAAATCTTTAAAAATTTATTGTCAGCCTGGCGCTGCCGTAAAGCCTTATGCGGTAACCATCTCCCAAAATCTTTTAGGCATTCAAAATTTATTCATTTTATTGACAGTCAGGCATTTGCGTAATTCTTCTGTGTGCTGATAATCCCCTGTCCTAGCCTTTAAGCTACCTCCCAGTAATCTCTTAATCCGGGAGAATGCTGTTTCACCTAGAGATCGTCGATGATAGCAAGACAATTTTTTCCAAAGCCGTCGGCCAATTTCGCCTCCACTCAGTCCTTCTATCATGGCTAAAATCGCGTCTCGCTTTCTCTCCCATCCTTCCTCCGCTTTCTTGTACCTGGTATTCCAGGGAGGAAGAACAATACAGTTTCGCCAAAGACCTTTAGGCCTGTGGAGTCAAATACAAGATCCTTTACCCCCCCTTCGAAGGGGGAATTTTAGGGATTTTTTTGTGGAGAGATTCGGCTCTCCCTTAAACTTGTGTGTAACAGGGAATTTTTAGAGTTATCTGTATCAGGGAAAACACTGGTGTGACAAAGCCTTCAAGACTTCGTAGAGAGAGACGAAATGTTTTTCGCAGCACTAACATTAGAAGAATGGCATCAGAGGAGTGTGCCTCTGGCCTGCCGGGTCTGCAGGAGTGAAGGGACGAATTTCAACTCTTCAGGGCTTTGGTCTCTACCCAAAAGATGATGTCACCCCGATTAATCAGGGCTTTGTTATACTCGGGCCAGTTCTTGATGCGATATGAGCCTATCCCAATAATCCAGATATTATTTGATCATGACTGAAAAATTCGAGGCAGAAAATCGCCGACTATGCGGGAAGTTTGCTCGTTGGCCGGACTGTCCAGAAAACGCTGGATGGTGGAGAGGGCATTTGCATGGCTAAACCGTAGATGCCGTTGATTACTTTTACGCTGAGAGAGAATAGCGATTATTTGAAGCGGTTTTGCAACCCTTGGCTAGATCTATACATGAGTGAAAATTTTATTTGGATAGATTCTTTGGCCTAAAGTTCCCAAGTTTTTTGATACTTTCGGCACAAGTTTTGAAATTAATTGAGCATATTAAGCCAATACGCTGAAAATTTGAGCGAAGCCTATAGCCAAATTCAGGGAACAAATCATACAATTTCAGTCTGTTGAAAGACTCTAAGCTGAGTCGATTTTTTCTCGATCAGCTGGGAAGTGCCGCTAAGGCCGAATGAGAGGGAGTGTTTAATGGTGGATGATAAGGTGCTTGAGCGGCTGCCGGAGAAGACGGGCGTTTACATCATGAAGTCCGGAGAGGATGTCGTCCTCTATGTCGGAAAGGCGAAAAATCTCAAAGAGAGGGTTAAGCAGTACTTTATTCCGGGAAGAGATGGCCGGCCGCAGGTTCCATTCCTCACGTTGAAGGTGCGCCATATCGACACAATGATCACTTCATCGGAAAAAGAGGCGCTGATTTTAGAAAATACCCTAATCAAGCAGTACCAGCCGAAGTATAACGTGCTTCTTAGGGACGACAAAAGTTTTGCGGCGCTAAAGATCAAAATCAAGCACGAGTGGCCTTCTGTGGAGCTGGTGCGGAGCCGCGGATCGCACAAAAAAGACGGACTCTATTTTGGCCCCTATCCCAGTGCTTTCTCAGCCAGGATGACGCTCGATTTGATCAAAAAGATCTTTCCTTTGCGGCAGTGTTCCGACAGCGAATTGGCATCCAGGACCAGGCCTTGCATCCTGCATGCGATGGGACGCTGTATCGCCCCCTGTGTCGGACTGTGCACTAAAGAGGAATATGACGATCTGGTGCAGAAGGTGGTGCAGTTCCTTAAAGGCAGCGACAAGGAGATCATCCAAAAGCTGAAAGCGGAGATGCTGAGGCTGTCGGATGCCCTGGAGTTTGAAAAGGCGCAGTCAGTCAAAAACATCTTAGACCACATCGAAAAGACGCTGGAGCAGCAGAGGGTCGAGAAGATCCACGGCAAAGATATGGACGCGGTCGGCATCTATCGAGAAGGGGATGAGGGCATCTTGGTCAGGATGATCTACCGGCAAGGCAGGCTTGTCTCGGCGGCGACCCACTCCTTTTCTAAAATTGCCGAAGAGGATGCTGACCTGATCTCTTCGTTTCTTTTGCAGTCCTATGAGGAGCCGCACGCGATGCCGCGGGAAGTTTTGGTGCCGGTCGAGATGGCCGATGCCGCAGCACTAAGTGAGATTTTGGCTGCCAAAAAGGGAGGGCTCTGCGAGGTGCTGTTTCCTCAAAAAGGCGACAAAAAGGCCATCCTCGATATAGCGCTCGAGAATGCCATAGCTAAGTTCAGACAGGTTAAAGACCAAAAAGAGCTCTCGGAGAGGGCTCTAATGGAAATCAAAGAGACATTTCATCTGAAGAGTTATCCTAAGAAAATAGAGTGCTTTGACATCTCCAACTTCCAAGGCAGTGCCATCGTCGGGGCGCTTGTCGCCTTTACCGATGGGGAGAAAGACACCTCCCGCTACCGAAAATTTAAGATCAAGCTCACAGAAGAGCCGGATGACTATCTTTCGATGTATGAGGTGCTGACAAGGCGCTTTAAGAAAGCCAAAGAAGAGAATAACCTGCCGGATCTGATATTGGTTGACGGGGGTAAAGGCCATTTGAATGTCGCCCTCAAGGTGCTCAAGGAGCTGGACATCATCACTGTCGATGTCATCTCTCTTGCCAAAGAAGAGAGCCGGCATGACAAGGGCATCCGGGCGGAAAAAGTCTTTTTGCCCAACATCAAAGACCCGCTCTATCTTAAGACGCACTCCAAGATTTTATTTTTTCTCCAGAAAATCCGCGACGAAGCGCACCGCTTTGCTCTTTCTTTCATGCATCAGAGGAAGTCTAAATCCTTGGTGCAATCGGAGCTCGACGCCATCGCGGGGATTGGCCCTAAGAAAAAGCGGGCTCTGCTCCGTAAGTTTGGAAGTGTGAAAAAAATCAGGGAAGCGGCGGCAGAAGAACTTCTGGCAACTCCCGGAGTTCATCGAAAAGATGTCGAGGCGATCCGTTTATTCTTGCAGTCTGACAAGCAGCCGCAATAAATACTTAGTCGGCACATAACCTCTTCAGATATGACGTTCCCATCATAGCTACAGCGGATTATTTTTTTTGATTTTGATGCAAATTAATTGACTGAAAATTAAATCTTTATTACTGTCGAAAACTAAATTTTTAAATTTAAGTTGAGACGTATGATTGCCCTTTTCACCGCGCTTCTAGTTCTGATCCCATCTTTTGCCACATCCGAAAACAGTAAAGAACACTTCGATCTTGCCAATTTTCGAGGTGCTCCATCAGCCACCGTGGGAGGGCATGTAAACGTCATTACCGGGGATTTTACTGACCATGAAGTGGATTTTGTGTCCCCCGGGGGGCAATCTGAGCCCTTTGTCCTAGATCGGGTATATTCGAGTTCTCAGCTTGAAAATGGAACGTTATCGACCTCATGGAACATCAACTTTAACCATTCCGCAAAATATATGCGGAAGGTGACCGAAAGGAACTACCACGATAAAGCAATTTTGGCAAAAAATTACTTTCTTGTCGCCGATGGTAAGGGAGCCATCTTAAAATATAGGGGGTTGCACGGCCACGTTCATCCTAACGGGGGGTATCGCATTCAGGATAAGCTATGGAAGAAGGGCTTGACCAATCTTACGGGCGATGGCATATCCGGGCAGACAAACGTGAAGAATAGCGAGGCGTGGATTAATACAAGAACTGCAACACTGAGGCTTGCAAACAACGATGTTCTCGATTTCAAGGCAGTTCGAAAACAACTGGAGGATCCGAACCGTATCGTTCCAACCGATCTGGAGATCGCTTATATTCCAACAAAGAAGACCAAACGTAATCGCACGGTAGAGGTGTATTGTTTCGATGAGGGCAATGACATCACATTGAGAAAAGTTAATCTGTATGGATCAAGCGGACAGCGGATTAACATGGTTGGGTTT from Estrella lausannensis encodes:
- the uvrC gene encoding excinuclease ABC subunit UvrC encodes the protein MVDDKVLERLPEKTGVYIMKSGEDVVLYVGKAKNLKERVKQYFIPGRDGRPQVPFLTLKVRHIDTMITSSEKEALILENTLIKQYQPKYNVLLRDDKSFAALKIKIKHEWPSVELVRSRGSHKKDGLYFGPYPSAFSARMTLDLIKKIFPLRQCSDSELASRTRPCILHAMGRCIAPCVGLCTKEEYDDLVQKVVQFLKGSDKEIIQKLKAEMLRLSDALEFEKAQSVKNILDHIEKTLEQQRVEKIHGKDMDAVGIYREGDEGILVRMIYRQGRLVSAATHSFSKIAEEDADLISSFLLQSYEEPHAMPREVLVPVEMADAAALSEILAAKKGGLCEVLFPQKGDKKAILDIALENAIAKFRQVKDQKELSERALMEIKETFHLKSYPKKIECFDISNFQGSAIVGALVAFTDGEKDTSRYRKFKIKLTEEPDDYLSMYEVLTRRFKKAKEENNLPDLILVDGGKGHLNVALKVLKELDIITVDVISLAKEESRHDKGIRAEKVFLPNIKDPLYLKTHSKILFFLQKIRDEAHRFALSFMHQRKSKSLVQSELDAIAGIGPKKKRALLRKFGSVKKIREAAAEELLATPGVHRKDVEAIRLFLQSDKQPQ
- a CDS encoding serine/threonine-protein kinase, which codes for MNINTAYGLIQSFAKEMELPKNRVAQDAKPSLDKIASIVKGCMQTHAITADQKAELVNCLTSITNLGDDLSSNQFIAKTLAKKAQNVLKIAQSLDASKLESPLGLSSKNTPQRAESKQQTNISPHVSDKAKSHSHGVSKASRKVFSRRAIVKPEPEVSPPVSDKAKSRSSVASKESSKAPSKPEEISSHPRVEVVKRESVQSLAKKGVKALSGKGVGHPSEKQKALTKALAELLDTPRFERKIDEKLAKSLIKWASDNKDAAEPNVKELARVLDEIHQEVEPNTLRSMQELKTNLKTAIDALRDVEAERVREAPPDRPKKADVNPLLEKSKSIEAKLSKNKSRLQLKKLKKSGSFIQKELHRHETIGDTTEGAIQSIKAVTEKAEVKQEKLKAAKVEEQASSPTKATKKTPDKYVKIEFTGDKQTLDEQLENEDAAGQQLKMAGQHKMTLRKKSGAEKKYTHKRLLGEGGFGDVHEFMSASGRKSKAVKFHRAALPGIASHKAQQLADQFKSPSTGEIVKTVPGLKKPPKIIGTTATGLEVEVSRVYDRGDLDKLNKPIGYEEAVTGVMELAFGLAHLHRGDAKASVVHTDIKPGNVLVQEQDGKLHFVLADLDGLAESEIGLGLTGRSPAFIQGDDLTWLLNLDLRNHPPVKKVLENPAVFAKSLDTRALGVTLKVLMTGLPLEEVIQDLYEEGGTQMIKPEMTYEDLRDSIKSNTTPQQEEMLKKMCAVINKMTDEDWTKRISMEDALDRLAKIGFPMPEYR